In Sorghum bicolor cultivar BTx623 chromosome 8, Sorghum_bicolor_NCBIv3, whole genome shotgun sequence, one genomic interval encodes:
- the LOC8070390 gene encoding classical arabinogalactan protein 9 has product MASAAAASAVKEALVIAVCVVLLLHSSAGHQPPKSPPQPPARPHCHYKGPSPSPTPLPAPTPTPTLLPPPMPTLPPPVPTPTPAPVPPPSPTLPPVPAPTPAPVNCSYSDCTSQCGPICQANHDAGVAKCQSDFVANFNVCYDMCTSHACPGDSCANSGCGFSHCPCDNANATSCCQACGNGIYPQYQSCLRYSDKAVGYCMIDCGNNCYKNCTQGA; this is encoded by the coding sequence ATGGCTTCAGCTGCTGCCGCTAGCGCTGTTAAGGAGGCCCTGGTCATCGCTGTGTGCGTGGTGCTGCTGCTCCACTCTTCAGCCGGACACCAGCCGCCCAagtcgccgccgcagccgcctgCACGGCCGCACTGCCACTACAAGGGGCCCTCGCCGTCGCCAACTCCGTTGCCCGCAccaacgccgacgccgacgctgcTGCCACCACCAATGCCGACGCTGCCGCCACCagtgccgacgccgacgccggcaCCGGTGCCACCGCCCTCACCGACGCTGCCACCGGTGCCAGCACCAACGCCGGCACCCGTCAACTGCAGCTACAGTGACTGCACCTCGCAATGTGGTCCGATCTGCCAAGCGAACCACGACGCCGGCGTCGCCAAGTGCCAGAGCGACTTCGTGGCCAACTTCAACGTGTGCTACGACATGTGCACTAGCCACGCCTGCCCCGGCGACTCCTGCGCCAACAGTGGCTGCGGCTTCAGCCACTGCCCCTGCGACAACGCCAACGCAACCAGCTGTTGCCAAGCGTGCGGAAACGGTATATACCCCCAGTACCAGAGTTGCTTGCGTTACTCCGACAAGGCTGTAGGGTACTGCATGATCGACTGCGGCAACAACTGCTACAAGAACTGCACCCAGGGCGCCTAG